CGTCTGAACGATTGCTTCGGTTTTCTTGAGGACGAGCCTCATTAACTATAATCTTTCTGCCGTCTAATTCGTAATTGTTAAATTTCTTGATCGCTTCTTGAGCTTCTTCTTCTGTCGCCATTTCGACAAAAGCAAAACCCTTGCTTTGACCTGAAAACTTGTCAGTTATTAAGTTAACGCTGTCTATCTTTCCAGCTTGCGCGAATAGTTCTTCAACTTGTGCGCTTGTTACGCTATAAGAAAGACTGCCTACAAATAATCTTTTTGCCATATATTTTTCCTCCTTTCGGTCTTAAATGAATTTTGTTGTTTCTAAGTTTGGGGATACAAATTACCTTGAGGTACCTACAACTTTTAAACGCTTCTATTTAAGCTTGGTGTAATGATACCAT
The window above is part of the Candidatus Curtissbacteria bacterium genome. Proteins encoded here:
- a CDS encoding RNA-binding protein; the protein is MAKRLFVGSLSYSVTSAQVEELFAQAGKIDSVNLITDKFSGQSKGFAFVEMATEEEAQEAIKKFNNYELDGRKIIVNEARPQENRSNRSDDNRSRSW